A window of the Vigna angularis cultivar LongXiaoDou No.4 chromosome 3, ASM1680809v1, whole genome shotgun sequence genome harbors these coding sequences:
- the LOC108326648 gene encoding uncharacterized protein LOC108326648, translating to MLGTGLNFGRALGEDRFYSPAKARRPFHTMENDKLRRAHSDVTGRDKSVDLGNRVPENRVGSDEEEAKKSGAVPSCEPVVTRLSNLERFLQAITPSVPVQYPPKRTTRGLRACDEELQPYFVLGDLWESFREWSAYGAGVPLVLNDKDSVVQYYVPYLSGIQIYSQNVKPTVKSRQLGEDSDSDFRDSSSDGSSDCEPLHGRGSKYMREQRNFPLLSDEVPQRMSRLSLRDHHSLPQDGFSSDDGDSVNPQGYLIFEYLERDPPYSREPLADKITDLAFRFPELSTLGSCDILPSSWISVAWYPIYRIPTGPTLKDLDACFLTYHDLCTLVGGSQGRQSQKPHPTETDNVHRMSLPVSGLASYKFKGSLWTPNGGHERQLASSLLQRADNLLRQLEVSHPDFQFFSR from the exons ATGTTGGGTACTGGCTTGAACTTCGGGCGCGCTCTCGGCGAGGATCGGTTCTATTCTCCGGCGAAGGCTCGCCGGCCGTTTCACACCATGGAGAACGATAAGCTGCGTAGGGCTCACAGCGACGTCACCGGGAGAGACAAATCGGTGGATTTAGGTAACCGGGTACCGGAGAACCGGGTCGGGTCGGATGAGGAGGAGGCGAAGAAGAGTGGCGCGGTGCCTTCGTGTGAACCGGTCGTGACCCGGTTGAGTAATCTGGAGCGGTTCTTGCAGGCGATCACGCCCTCTGTGCCTGTTCAGTATCCTCCTAAG AGGACGACGAGAGGACTCAGGGCGTGCGATGAGGAGTTGCAGCCCTACTTTGTTCTTGGTGATTTGTGGGAGTCCTTCCGCGAATGGAGTGCGTATGGCGCTGGAGTTCCGCTTGTACTGAATGACAAAGATAGCGTTGTTCAATATTACGTTCCTTATCTCTCTGGAATCCAAATTTACTCCCAGAATGTGAAACCAACTGTAAAGTCAAG GCAACTTGGGGAGGATAGTGACAGCGATTTCAGGGACTCAAGTAGTGATGGTAGCAGTGATTGTGAACCTCTACATGGAAGGGGATCGAAATACATGAGGGAACAAAGAAATTTTCCCCTTCTGTCGGATGAGGTACCTCAACGGATGAGTAGATTATCTTTGAGAGACCACCATTCCCTTCCTCAAGATGGGTTTTCTAGTGATGATGGAGATTCTGTCAATCCTCAgggttatttaatttttgagtATCTTGAACGTGACCCTCCTTACAGCCGTGAGCCATTGGCTGATAAG ATAACGGACCTTGCTTTCCGTTTCCCTGAATTGTCGACCCTTGGAAGTTGTGATATACTACCATCAAGTTGGATATCTGTAGCCTG GTATCCAATTTACAGGATACCAACTGGTCCAACATTAAAAGATTTGGATGCTTGTTTTCTGACATACCATGATCTCTGTACACTTGTGGGAG GTTCACAAGGAAGGCAGTCTCAGAAACCACATCCTACTGAGACGGATAATGTCCATAGAATGTCTTTACCTGTTTCTGGGCTTGCATCATACAAGTTCAAAGGATCTCTGTGGACTCCTAATGGTGGACATGAACGCCAATTAGCTAGCTCTCTTTTGCAGCGGGCTGATAACTTGTTAAGACAGCTTGAAGTCAGTCATCCAGATTTCCAGTTTTTTAGCCGTTGA
- the LOC108325184 gene encoding uncharacterized protein LOC108325184, producing MAVSVTILVLVIALHLIAFVFAIGAERRRSEAKVIPDQYDDRTYCSYTTDASTVYGLAAVALLLLSQAVLNAVTRCLCCGKGLVSGCSATCAVVSFILSWISFLGAEACLLAGSARNAYHTKYRGYFVRHDLSCATLRKGVFAAGAALTLLSMLASILYYWAHSRADTGFWEKHRNEGLGLATQHHHHQGADSDKA from the exons ATGGCCGTTTCCGTAACCATTTTGGTTCTCGTCATCGCTCTGCATCTCATAGCCTTTGTCTTTGCAATTGGCGCCGAACGACGTCGTAGCGAG GCGAAGGTAATCCCCGACCAGTACGACGACAGAACCTACTGCTCTTACACCACCGACGCTTCCACCGTCTATGGCCTCGCTGCCGTCGCTCTCCTGCTTCTCAGCCAGGCCGTCCTCAACGCCGTCACTCGATGCCTATGCTGCGGCAAAGGGCTTGTTTCCGGTTGCTCGGCCACTTGCGCCGTCGTCTCCTTCATCCTCTCCTG GATTAGTTTTCTGGGAGCAGAGGCGTGTTTGTTAGCAGGGTCTGCGAGGAATGCATACCACACCAAGTACCGAGGGTACTTTGTGAGGCACGATTTGTCTTGTGCTACCCTGCGCAAAGGTGTGTTTGCAGCTGGAGCTGCCTTGACCTTGCTGTCCATGTTGGCCTCCATCTTGTACTATTGGGCACACTCCAGGGCTGATACTGGTTTCTGGGAGAAGCACCGCAATGAAGGGCTTGGATTGGCAACacaacaccaccaccaccaaggGGCTGATTCTGATAAGGCCTGA
- the LOC108325601 gene encoding reticulon-like protein B14 → MPIRSREPAQRPGFFHRQRPLHALLGGGKLADILLWKDKISSATMVAGFSMIWFLFEVVEYNFLTLLCHILIAVMLVLFVWYNAAGLITWSLPQIYDFQIPEPTFRFLFQKLNSFLRNFYDISTGKDLTLFFVTITGLWVMSAIGNYFTTLNLLYILFLCLVTLPIMYERYEQEVNYLASKGNQDVKRLFNTLDNKVLNKIPRGPVKEKKNK, encoded by the exons ATGCCAATCCGTTCTCGTGAGCCTGCACAAAGGCCAGGTTTCTTCCACCGACAGAGACCACTCCATGCACTTCTTGGCGGAGGAAAGC TTGCTGATATATTGCTATGGAAAGACAAGATATCATCGGCAACAATGGTAGCTGGATTCTCCATGATTTGGTTCCTCTTTGAAGTGGTCGAATACAATTTTCTCACTCTTCTTTGTCACATCCTCATCGCCGTCATGCTCGTCCTATTCGTATGGTATAATGCAGCAGGACTCATCACATG GAGCCTGCCTCAAATCTATGATTTTCAAATCCCCGAACCCACCTTTAGATTCTTGTTCCAAAAGCTGAACTCATTCTTGAGGAATTTTTACGACATTTCAACTGGGAAAGACCTAACACTCTTCTTTGTG ACAATTACCGGTCTCTGGGTCATGTCAGCTATTGGGAATTATTTTACAACTTTGAATCTCCTATATATAC TGTTCCTCTGCCTGGTGACCCTTCCCATTATGTATGAGCGATATGAACAAGAGGTGAATTATCTAGCAAGCAAAGGAAATCAAGACGTGAAGAGATTGTTCAATACATTGGATAATAAAGTTCTGAACAAGATTCCAAGGGGACCtgtgaaagaaaagaagaacaaatGA